From a single Rutidosis leptorrhynchoides isolate AG116_Rl617_1_P2 chromosome 5, CSIRO_AGI_Rlap_v1, whole genome shotgun sequence genomic region:
- the LOC139850288 gene encoding uncharacterized protein codes for MYVTRSLSHYKSSPEALYLPPDGPNSGYLVIQDQESETYSCFGLYKNRYLPDLPFPQNKILTTRYSSGSGENRHVSYNKVVLIPVLNQPLSSNRYYAIKPNGSHKGEAFACSKDEDMRQCCFCSCVRDVKPRALNPQDVYQQFEIIPYQTPCTGSGSFYAKSLIEDGHPPNFLRRKGWQIYTKTPKNYELREAKGIDVSLRSRLPKLPFSPATKTSDSLAVGKWYCPFMFIKEGNLSDQVKKSIFYEMTLEQKWERVFELENDDNDKGHNVSVRGEMRSESVFIGERRVEAMWDEKNVVNGVVWFTSFEGEESVGLSLEVMQRIKWEEEKVGWVGVGDKRVKKVNREEKFEGGGEWRRFGCYVLVERFVVKRMDGSLVLAYEFGHSHQVKCIFE; via the exons CAAACTCGGGTTACTTAGTGATCCAAGACCAAGAGTCTGAGACGTACTCGTGTTTCGGGCTGTACAAGAATCGATATCTACCCGATTTGCCATTTCCTCAAAACAAAATACTGACCACACGGTATTCGTCTGGATCGGGTGAAAATAGACATGTATCTTATAATAAAGTTGTCTTGATTCCAGTCCTTAATCAACCGTTGTCATCAAACAGATACTATGCAATAAAACCAAATGGATCACATAAAGG GGAAGCGTTTGCTTGTTCAAAGGACGAAGATATGCGTCAATGTTGTTTTTGCAGCTGCGTTCGCGATGTTAAGCCAAGGGCCTTGAACCCACAAGACGTGTACCAACAATTTGAGATCATTCCTTATCAAACGCCTTGTACCGGTAGTGGTAGTTTTTATGCCAAATCTCTTATTGAAGATGGTCATCCTCCAAATTTCTTGAGGAGAAAAGGTTGGCAGATTTACACTAAAACACCTAAAAACTACGAGTTACGTGAAGCAAAAGGAATCGATGTTTCACTTCGTTCTCGTCTCCCCAAATTACCATTCTCACCCGCAACCAAAACTTCCGACTCTCTGGCTGTTGGCAAGTGGTATTGTCCCTTTATGTTCATTAAGGAAGGGAACTTGAGTGACCAAGTGAAGAAGTCTATTTTTTATGAAATGACACTAGAGCAAAAGTGGGAGCGGGTTTTTGAACTCGAAAACGATGATAACGATAAAGGTCACAATGTATCCGTGAGAGGTGAAATGCGTAGTGAATCGGTTTTTATCGGTGAGCGTCGGGTGGAGGCAATGTGGGATGAGAAAAACGTGGTGAACGGAGTCGTATGGTTTACGAGTTTTGAGGGTGAAGAGAGTGTAGGTTTGAGTTTGGAAGTTATGCAAAGAATAAAGTGGGAAGAAGAGAAGGTTGGATGGGTTGGTGTCGGGGACAAAAGAGTTAAGAAGGTGAATAGAGAAGAGAAATTTGAAGGGGGTGGTGAGTGGAGGAGATTTGGTTGTTATGTTTTGGTTGAAAGATTTGTTGTTAAAAGAATGGATGGAAGCTTGGTTTTGGCGTATGAGTTTGGTCATTCACATCAAGTTAAATGCATATTTGAGTAA